GATCGATGCGCAAGCCATGGCTGGCACCTTCGGCGCACTGGCGTACGGGTTGCAGAACTTCCGCCCCGCGCTGCCCTGGGCCGGTGTGCTGGCCAACCGCGTGGCGAGCGAGCGGCATGCCGGCATGCTGAAGGAGGCCTTGCGCGAACCGGCGCAATGGCTCGGCGGCCTGCCGCGCGGCGCCGATTTCGAGCTGCCCGAGCGGCACCTGGGCCTGGTCGCCGCACATGAACTCGGCGACGCAATGGCGCGGCTCGATGCGGCCGCCGATGCGATGGCCGCCACGCCCCTTGGCAAGCGGCCGCTTGCCGAATGGCCGCAGGTGCGCTTCGAAGCTGCTGCGGCCGAGCCGCCGGTGCGCATCGATCCGCTGCTGCAGGGCCGCACCGTCGCGGTCGCACGCGATGCGGCTTTTGCGTTCATCTATCCGGCCAACCTCGATGTGCTCGCGGCGCTGGGTGCGCGGGTCGTGTTCTTCTCTCCGCTTGCCGGCGACGCGCTGCCCGCATGCGATGCGCTCTGGCTGCCCGGCGGCTATCCCGAGCTGCATGCCAAGGCGCTGTCCGCCAGCGATTCCATGCGCGCGTCGCTGGCCGCGCATGTCATTGCGGGCAAGCCGGTATGGGCCGAGTGCGGCGGCATGATGTCGTTGTTCGAGCAACTGGAAACGGCCGATGGCGCATTGCACGCACTCTGGGGCCTGCTGCCGGGCCGGGTCGCGATGCACAGGCGGCTCGCCGGCCTCGGGCCGCAGCAGCTCAAGCTGGGCGCCCACACGCTGCGCGGCCACACCTTTCACTATTCGAGCTGCGAAACGCCGCTGGTGCCGGCGGCCTTCACCGGCAGGCCGGGCGCGGATGCCCGCACCGGAGAGGCCTTCTACGTGCACGGCCCGGTGCGGGCGAGCTATTTTCATGCGTGGTTCGCGTCCAGCCCCGAAGCCACCGCCCGGCTGTTCGGCGCGATGCCGATCGAGCTGGAACGCGAGAACTCGGAGATCGATACGCATGCCCGTTGAACACGAATTCATCCTCGGCGGCCAGAAGAGCGGCAAGTCGCGCCGCGCCGAACAGCGCGCCGCCGAGTGGCTGGCCGAGGCGCCCGCATTGCGCCGCGCCGTGCTGATTGCCACCGCCCAGGCCCATGACGACGAGATGCGGGAGCGCATCGTGCGCCACCAGGCCGACCGCGCGCGCCGCGTGCCGGCCATGCGAACCGTGGAAGAACCGGTCGAGCTGGCGCGCGCCATCGTCACCCAGAGTTCGCCCGAGACGCTGGTGGTGGTCGACTGCCTCACGCTCTGGCTCACCAACCTGCTGATGCCGCTGCGCTCCGAGACCGCGCGGCCGGTCACGCGCACGCCGGCGGCGCATGCCGCGATGCTGCTCGTGGCGCTGCGCGAAGCGCGCGGACCGGTGGTGCTGGTCGGCAACGAGATCGGCCTGGGCGTGATTCCGCTCGGCCGCGAAACGCGGGCCTTCGTCGATGCGCTGGGCCGCATGAACCAGGACGTGGCGGCCGCCTGCGGCCGGGTCACGCTGATGGCGGCCGGCTTGCCGCTGACCTTGAAGGCGCCCGCATGACAGCCCGCTGGATCCGGTGTTTTTCGGCGGCCCTTGGCCTTGGCCTTTTTGCGCTGGCCGCGCACGCCCTCGACGTGGTCGACGAGCGCGGCGTGACGGTGAGCCTGCCGCAGCCGCCGCAGCGCATCGTCACGCTGCTGCCGTCGCTGACCGAAGGGGTCTGCGCGCTGGGCGCGTGTTCCCGCCTGGTGGGCGTCGACAACTATTCCAACTCGCCGAACGCGGTGCGCGCCCTGCCGCAACTGGGCGGTGGGCTCGACCCGAACGTCGAAGCCATCGTGGCGCTGCGGCCCGATGCGGTGCTGCTCGCCAAGTCCTCGCGCGTGACGCAGCGGCTCGAGGCGCTGGGCCTCAAGGTGCTGGTGCTCGAACCCAAGAGCCACGCCGACGTGCGGCGCGTGCTCGACAAGCTCGACCAGGTGCTCGGCACCCGCGAGGCGCCGAACATCTGGCGCGTGATCGATGCCGGCGTGTCGGCCGCGGCACAGTCGCTGCCGGCCGGCGCGAAGGGCCAGCGCGTCTACTTCGAGGTCAACAGCGCGCCCTACGCGGCGGGCGAGTCGTCGTTCATCGGCGAGACGCTCACGCGGCTGGGCATGAAGAACATCGTGCCGGCTTCGCTCGGGCCCTTTCCCAAGCTCAACCCCGAGTACGTGGTGCGCGCCAATCCCGATCTCATCATGGTCAGCGTGCGCAGCGCGGCGGGCATGGAGCAGCGCCCGGGCTGGGGCGGCATCCGCGCAGTGCGCGAAGGGCGCATCTGCCGCTTCGACGCCGCGCAGTCGGACGTGCTCGTGCGCCCCGGCCCGCGCATGGACGAGGCCGCACGGCTGATGGCGCGCTGTATCGCGGAGAAGGCCGGCTGAGCCGCGGCATCTTCATGCACACCAAACATCAACGCCGCGTCTGGCTGTTCGGCATTGCCCTGCTGGGCCTGGGCGGCGCGCTGGCGGTGCTCGGGCTGGGCATCGGCAGCACCGGCTTCGAAAGCCTGCGGGCGGCGTGGCGCGATCCGGTGGCGCTGCGCATCGTCTGGGACATCCGGCTGCCGCGCACGCTGGGCGCCTGGCTCGCGGGCGCGCTGCTCGGGCTCGCGGGTTCGGTGGCGCAGGGGCTGTTCCGCAATCCGCTGGCCGACCCTTATCTGCTGGGCAGCGCCTCGGGCGCCTCGCTGGGCGTGGCGGTGGCGCTGCTGCTGTTCGGTGGCTCGGCCGCCAGCACGCAATGGGCGATGCGCCTCGGGCTCACCGGCGCGGCCTTCGTGGGCGCGGTGTGCGCGGTGATGCTCACGCTGGTGCTCGCGCGCGGCGTGCAGCAGACGCTGCGGCTGCTGCTCGCGGGCGTGATCGTCGGCGTGGTGCTCGGCGCCGCCAAGGACCTGATCACCATCGCCTCGGCCGACATCCTGCAGGCCATCCAGGGCTTCATCCTCGGCAGCACCGGCCTGGTCGGCTGGAGCGCCTGCGCGGTGATGGCCGCGGTCGGCGCGGTGTGCCTGCTGCTGGGCTGGGCGCTTGCACCGGTGCTCGACGGCCTTGCGCTCGGCGAAGCGACGGCCCGCAGCCTGGGCCTGCCGCTGGGCGCGATGCGCGCCACGCTGGTGGTGGTGCTTGCGCTGGCTACCGGCGCGGCCGTGGCGCAGACCGGCCTCATTGCCTTCGTGGGCCTGGCCGCGCCGCACCTCGTGCGCTCCGTGGTCAAGACCACGCACGCGGGACTGATCGTGCTGTCGGCCGCGATGGGCGGCCTGCTGCTGATGGCGGCCGATTTGCTGGCACGCTGGCTCGTCGCGCCGCAGGAACTGCCAGTGGGCGTGCTCACGGCCGTGCTCGGCGGCAGCTATCTGCTGTGGCTGATGCACAGGCGCGGCGCACGGAGTGGTGTGGCATGAGCCAGATCCCCGCACTCGAAGCCCGCGGCTTGAGCGCCACGCTCGGCAATGCCGAGGTGCTGCACGGCATCGACCTGAAGCTCGGTGCCGCGCGCTGGACCAGCGTGGTCGGGCCCAACGGCGCGGGCAAGTCGACCCTGCTCAAGGCGCTGGCGGGCCTGCTCGCACACCGCGGCGAAGTCTTTCTTTTCGGCGAGGCATCGGCCAGGGTGCCGGGCCGCATCCGCGCGCAGCGCCTTTCGTGGCTGGGCCAGAGTGGCGCGGCGGGCGAGGGCAGCGCTGATGACCTGATGGTCTACGACATCGCCATGCTCGGCCGCCTGCCGCACCAGCGCTGGCTCGCAGCGCCGAGCATCGCCGACCGCGAGGCCGTGGAGCGCGCGCTGCGCAGCACCCAGGCCTGGGACTGGCGCGAACGGCCGCTCGGCCAGCTCTCGGGCGGCGAACGCCAGCGCGTGCTGCTGGCGCGCGCGCTCGCGGTCGAGGCCGAGCTGCTGCTGATGGACGAGCCGCTTGCCAACCTCGACCCGCCGCACCAGGCCGACTGGATGCAGACCACGCGCACGCTGGTGGCCCAGGGCCGCACCGTGGTCAGCGTGCTGCACGAACTGCCGATGGCGCTGGCCGCCGACGAGCTGGTGGTGATGAACCATGGCCGCGTGGTGCACCACGGCGGCAGCAGCGACCCGGCCACCCACGCCGCGCTCGAACAGGTGTTCGACCACCGCATCCGCGTGCACCGCGTGGCCGATCAGTGGATCGCGCTGCCGAACTGACGATGAACATCAATACAGGGCCCGCCTCATGCAAATCGAAACTCCCCCCAGCGAAAAGCCCTACGACAAGGCCGAAGGCGAACGCCGCGGCGTCGTCATCGTCAACACCGGCGACGGCAAGGGCAAGAGCACCGCGGCCTTCGGCCTGGCGCTGCGCGCGCACGGCCGCGGCAAGGCGGTGAAGATCTACCAGTTCATGAAAGTGCCTTCGGCGCGCTTCGGCGAGCACCGCATGTTCGAGCAGATCGGCATTCCGATCGAAGGCCTGGGCGACGGCTTCAGCTGGAAGAGCCAGGACCTCGAACACTCGGCCCAGCTTGCGCGCGACGGCTGGGAAAAGGCCAGCGCGGCCATTCTTTCGGGCGAGTTCTTCCTGGTGGTGCTCGACGAGATCACCTATCCGCTGATCTACGGCTGGCTGCCGCTCGAAGGCGTGCTCGAAACGCTGCGCACGCGGCCCAGCCATGTGCATGTGGTGCTCACCGGCCGGCGCTGCCCGCCCGAGATCGTCGAGCTGGCCGACACCGTGACCGAGATGGCCATGGTCAAGCACGCATTCAAGGCCGGCATTCCGGCGCAGCGCGGCATCGAGGACTGAGCGGGTGCCCACCGTCGCAGCGCTGTGGCTGGCCTTGGCCGTCGATCGCTGGCTGGGCGAACCCGCCGCGCGCTGGCATCCCGTGGTGTGGATGGGGCGCTACCTCGGCTGGGCCGGCTCCCGCATGGCGCCGCGCGCGGCCGATGCGAAGCCGCGCGACTTGCCGCTGTTCCTGGCCGGAGCGCTGGCCTGGGGCGTGGGCGCGACGCTGGTTGGCGCGCTGGCGCTGGCATTGCAGGCAAGCGCCGCGCAATGGCTGCCCGGCTGGGCAGCGGCCGTGGTGCTGGCCCTGGCGCTGAAGCCGCTCTTTGCATGGCGCATGCTGCGCGCCGAAGTGCTTGCCGTGGAGGCGGCGCTGGCCGTGTCGCTGGAAGCGGGCCGCGCGCAGCTCGCCCGGCTCGTGAGCCGGGACGTCAGCGCCCTCGGCGAGCGCGAGGTGCGCGAAAGCGCGATCGAGTCGCTGGCTGAGAACCTCAACGATTCGCTCGTGGCGCCGCTGTTCTGGTTCGTGCTGCTGGGCCTGCCGGGCGCGGCGGTCTATCGCTTCGCCAACACGGCCGATGCGATGTGGGGCTACCGCGGCGAGCGCAACGGCCGCGACTGGAACTGGTTCGGAAAATGGGCCGCGCGCGCCGACGACGTGCTTTCGTGGCTGCCGGCACGGCTTACGGTGCTGCTGCTTGAGCTGGCGGCATGGCGCTGGCCATCGGGCCTGGCACGCGAGGCGCGCCGCACGCCATCGCCCAACAGCGGCTGGCCGATGGCGGCGATGGCATTGCTGCTCGGCGTGCGGCTTGCCAAGCCCGGCGTCTATGCCTTGAATGCCGAGGGGCGGCCAGCCGATGCGGCCGATACGCAGCAGGCCGCGCGATGGGGCGGCAGGGCGGTGCTGGCAACGGCCGCTTGTGCATCATTGGCCATCTTCGCGGCAACCTACTGGGCATGACACCGGAACACACGACATCCACCGACCTGCTGCATGGCGGCCCCGACGCCGCGGGCACGGCCTGGCACGATTTCTCGACCAACGGCAACGCGACGGGCCCGTGCCCCGCGGTGCTTGCCGCGCTGCGTGCGGCCGACGCGGCGCATTACCCGGACCCGGGCTACACGGCGCTGCGCCGCGCATTGGCTAAGTTTCACGGCGTGGCTGCCGAACGCATCGTGATCGCGGCGAGTGCGAGCGAGTTCATTCACCGCATCACTGCGGCCGTTGCGCAGGGCGGTGGCCGGCAGGTCTTGTTGCCGGCGCACAGCTATGGCGACTACGAGCGTGCGGCGTCGGCCTGGGGCTTGCAGGTGCAGCGGCCTCCACAGCCGCACCGCGAGGCGGCGCTGCGCTGGTGCTGCGAGCCTTCGAGCCCGCTGGGCCAGGCACAGGCCGATCTTGCGCTGCATGCAGCGGCCGGCGGCGCCTGCGTGCTCGACCTGGCCTACGAACCGCTGCGCCTCGAAGGCGGGGCATCGCTCGACGCGGCGCAGCGCAACCGCGTCTGGCAGCTGTGGACGCCCAACAAGGCCATGGGCCTGACGGGCATCCGCGCCGCCTATGCCATCGCACCCGAAGGCGATGCCGCCGCGCCGCTGAAGCAGCGCCTCGAGCGGCTGGCTCCCTCGTGGCCGGTGGGCGCCCACGGCGTGGCGCTGCTCGAGACCTGGATCGGCGACGAGGCACAAGCCTGGCTCGCCCGAAGCCTGCGCACCCTGCGCGAATGGAAAGCGCAGCAGCGCGCCCTCTGCGAATCGCTGGGATGGCAGTGCCTGCCGAGCGACGCCAATTTTTTCTGCGCGCGCACCGATGCGCCTTACCCGCGGCTGGCCGCCGCGCTGCGCGCCGATGGCATCAAGCTGCGCGACTGTGCATCATTCGGCCTGCCGGGCCATGTTCGGCTCGGCGTGCTGCCGCCGCAGAGCCAGCAGGCGCTCAAGGAGGCCTGGACGCGCGCCGCGGCTTCGGCCGAACCTTGAAAGCCAGGACATCCGCATGCTCTACGCCATCACCGCGCTCTTTCTTTGCCAACTGGCCGGCGAACTGCTCGTGCAGTGGCTGGGCCTGCCGATTCCCGGTCCGCTGATCGGCATGCTGCTGCTGTTCGTCGTGCTGCTCGTGCGCGGCGGCGTGCCCGAGGCATTGAGCGAGACCTCGGGCCATCTGCTGCGCAACCTCATGCTGCTGTTCATCCCGGCGGTGACCGGCGTCATGCTGCACTTCGAACGGGTGGGGCGCGAATGGCTTCCGTTCCTTGCGGCCGGCATTGTGGGCGCGGCCTTCACCATGGCTGTGACCGCGCTCACCTTGCGCTGGATGATCCGCATCACCGGCAAGGATGCCGAATGACCCCGCCCGCAAAGCTGTCCGAGATCTGGGTTTTTCTTGCGCAGTCGCCGCTGCTGTGGCTGTCGCTCACGCTGCTGGCCTACCTGGGCGCGCTGTGGCTGCACCGGCGCAGCGGCGCCAACCCGGCGGTGAATCCGGTGCTGGTGTCGGTGATCGTCATCGTGGGCGTGCTGCTCGTCACGCGCACGCCTTACGACACGTATTTTGAAGGCGCCAAGTTCGTGCACTTCCTGATCGGACCGGCCACCGTGGCGCTGGCCGTGCCGCTGTATGGCCAGCTCGGGCGGCTGCGGCGGCTGTGGCTGCCCATTGGCGTGGCGCTGCTGGTGGGCTCGGTGGCGGCCATCGTGTCGGCCATCGGCATTGCCTGGGCGCTGGGCGGATCGCACGAACTGCTGATGTCGCTCGCGCCCAAGTCGGCCACCATGCCGATCGCGATGGGCGTGGCCGAGAAGATCGGCGGGCTGCCGTCGCTGGCCGCGGTGGCGGCGGCAGTCGCGGGCATCTCGGGTGCCATCATGGCCACTGGCCTCTTGAACCTGCTGCGCATCAGGGAACCCGCGGTGCGCGGCTTTGCGGTGGGCATGGCGGCGCACGGCATCGGCACTGCGCGGGCCATCCAGGTGAACGAAACGGCCGGCGCTTTCTCTGCGCTGGCCTTGGGACTCAACGGCATCGCGACGGCGCTGCTGGTGCCGTTGCTGATCAGGCTCGCCGCCTTCTTCTGACGCAGAATGGTGCTCCCCCATTGGCGCAGGAGAGCAAGGCATGGCCCAGTACACCGCAGAAATCCTCTGGCAGCGAGGCGACCAGGACTTCCTCGGCAACACCTACAGCAGAAGGCATTCGCTGCGCTTCGATGGCGGCGCGGAAGTGCCGGGCTCCTCGTCGCCGC
This genomic window from Variovorax paradoxus contains:
- a CDS encoding cobyrinate a,c-diamide synthase: MDTAISQPGANSGPIAAHSCAAVLVAAPASGQGKTTVAAALARLHARQGRRVRVFKCGPDFLDPYWLALASGAPVHSLDLWMTGEADCRSRLHAAAAEADLLIVEGVMGLFDGNPSAADLAERFGLPVLAVIDAQAMAGTFGALAYGLQNFRPALPWAGVLANRVASERHAGMLKEALREPAQWLGGLPRGADFELPERHLGLVAAHELGDAMARLDAAADAMAATPLGKRPLAEWPQVRFEAAAAEPPVRIDPLLQGRTVAVARDAAFAFIYPANLDVLAALGARVVFFSPLAGDALPACDALWLPGGYPELHAKALSASDSMRASLAAHVIAGKPVWAECGGMMSLFEQLETADGALHALWGLLPGRVAMHRRLAGLGPQQLKLGAHTLRGHTFHYSSCETPLVPAAFTGRPGADARTGEAFYVHGPVRASYFHAWFASSPEATARLFGAMPIELERENSEIDTHAR
- a CDS encoding bifunctional adenosylcobinamide kinase/adenosylcobinamide-phosphate guanylyltransferase, which codes for MPVEHEFILGGQKSGKSRRAEQRAAEWLAEAPALRRAVLIATAQAHDDEMRERIVRHQADRARRVPAMRTVEEPVELARAIVTQSSPETLVVVDCLTLWLTNLLMPLRSETARPVTRTPAAHAAMLLVALREARGPVVLVGNEIGLGVIPLGRETRAFVDALGRMNQDVAAACGRVTLMAAGLPLTLKAPA
- a CDS encoding ABC transporter substrate-binding protein, whose translation is MTARWIRCFSAALGLGLFALAAHALDVVDERGVTVSLPQPPQRIVTLLPSLTEGVCALGACSRLVGVDNYSNSPNAVRALPQLGGGLDPNVEAIVALRPDAVLLAKSSRVTQRLEALGLKVLVLEPKSHADVRRVLDKLDQVLGTREAPNIWRVIDAGVSAAAQSLPAGAKGQRVYFEVNSAPYAAGESSFIGETLTRLGMKNIVPASLGPFPKLNPEYVVRANPDLIMVSVRSAAGMEQRPGWGGIRAVREGRICRFDAAQSDVLVRPGPRMDEAARLMARCIAEKAG
- a CDS encoding FecCD family ABC transporter permease; translation: MHTKHQRRVWLFGIALLGLGGALAVLGLGIGSTGFESLRAAWRDPVALRIVWDIRLPRTLGAWLAGALLGLAGSVAQGLFRNPLADPYLLGSASGASLGVAVALLLFGGSAASTQWAMRLGLTGAAFVGAVCAVMLTLVLARGVQQTLRLLLAGVIVGVVLGAAKDLITIASADILQAIQGFILGSTGLVGWSACAVMAAVGAVCLLLGWALAPVLDGLALGEATARSLGLPLGAMRATLVVVLALATGAAVAQTGLIAFVGLAAPHLVRSVVKTTHAGLIVLSAAMGGLLLMAADLLARWLVAPQELPVGVLTAVLGGSYLLWLMHRRGARSGVA
- a CDS encoding ABC transporter ATP-binding protein, coding for MSQIPALEARGLSATLGNAEVLHGIDLKLGAARWTSVVGPNGAGKSTLLKALAGLLAHRGEVFLFGEASARVPGRIRAQRLSWLGQSGAAGEGSADDLMVYDIAMLGRLPHQRWLAAPSIADREAVERALRSTQAWDWRERPLGQLSGGERQRVLLARALAVEAELLLMDEPLANLDPPHQADWMQTTRTLVAQGRTVVSVLHELPMALAADELVVMNHGRVVHHGGSSDPATHAALEQVFDHRIRVHRVADQWIALPN
- the cobO gene encoding cob(I)yrinic acid a,c-diamide adenosyltransferase; amino-acid sequence: MQIETPPSEKPYDKAEGERRGVVIVNTGDGKGKSTAAFGLALRAHGRGKAVKIYQFMKVPSARFGEHRMFEQIGIPIEGLGDGFSWKSQDLEHSAQLARDGWEKASAAILSGEFFLVVLDEITYPLIYGWLPLEGVLETLRTRPSHVHVVLTGRRCPPEIVELADTVTEMAMVKHAFKAGIPAQRGIED
- the cbiB gene encoding adenosylcobinamide-phosphate synthase CbiB, which codes for MPTVAALWLALAVDRWLGEPAARWHPVVWMGRYLGWAGSRMAPRAADAKPRDLPLFLAGALAWGVGATLVGALALALQASAAQWLPGWAAAVVLALALKPLFAWRMLRAEVLAVEAALAVSLEAGRAQLARLVSRDVSALGEREVRESAIESLAENLNDSLVAPLFWFVLLGLPGAAVYRFANTADAMWGYRGERNGRDWNWFGKWAARADDVLSWLPARLTVLLLELAAWRWPSGLAREARRTPSPNSGWPMAAMALLLGVRLAKPGVYALNAEGRPADAADTQQAARWGGRAVLATAACASLAIFAATYWA
- a CDS encoding aminotransferase class I/II-fold pyridoxal phosphate-dependent enzyme — translated: MTPEHTTSTDLLHGGPDAAGTAWHDFSTNGNATGPCPAVLAALRAADAAHYPDPGYTALRRALAKFHGVAAERIVIAASASEFIHRITAAVAQGGGRQVLLPAHSYGDYERAASAWGLQVQRPPQPHREAALRWCCEPSSPLGQAQADLALHAAAGGACVLDLAYEPLRLEGGASLDAAQRNRVWQLWTPNKAMGLTGIRAAYAIAPEGDAAAPLKQRLERLAPSWPVGAHGVALLETWIGDEAQAWLARSLRTLREWKAQQRALCESLGWQCLPSDANFFCARTDAPYPRLAAALRADGIKLRDCASFGLPGHVRLGVLPPQSQQALKEAWTRAAASAEP
- a CDS encoding CidA/LrgA family protein, giving the protein MLYAITALFLCQLAGELLVQWLGLPIPGPLIGMLLLFVVLLVRGGVPEALSETSGHLLRNLMLLFIPAVTGVMLHFERVGREWLPFLAAGIVGAAFTMAVTALTLRWMIRITGKDAE
- a CDS encoding LrgB family protein, yielding MTPPAKLSEIWVFLAQSPLLWLSLTLLAYLGALWLHRRSGANPAVNPVLVSVIVIVGVLLVTRTPYDTYFEGAKFVHFLIGPATVALAVPLYGQLGRLRRLWLPIGVALLVGSVAAIVSAIGIAWALGGSHELLMSLAPKSATMPIAMGVAEKIGGLPSLAAVAAAVAGISGAIMATGLLNLLRIREPAVRGFAVGMAAHGIGTARAIQVNETAGAFSALALGLNGIATALLVPLLIRLAAFF